A region of Mycolicibacterium brumae DNA encodes the following proteins:
- a CDS encoding Re/Si-specific NAD(P)(+) transhydrogenase subunit alpha: MLIGIPHESSPGETRVAATPQTVSQLIKIGYTVAVETGAGAASSFTDEAYVEAGADIVAREQALGAEVVLKVNAPDAAEIAAFRDGATVIGLISPGLKPELVEQLATRPITVLAMDAVPRISRAQSMDVLSSMANIAGYRAVVESAHAFGRFFTGQVTAAGKVPPAKVLVVGAGVAGLAAIGAAGSLGAIVRATDPRPEVADQVRSLGGEYLSIEDENAEVSATGYAKEMGDDYKAREAALYAEQCEDVDIIITTALIPGRPAPRIITGEMVASMKAGSVIVDMAAANGGNVEGTVKDEAIVTDNGVTIIGYTDLAGRLPAQASQLYGTNLVNLLKLLTPEKDGQLVLDFDDVVQRSVTVVRDGDVTWPPPPVQVSAAPAAAKAAPVEPAPAKEPMTTGRRLGIAFGAAAVIFLLLAISPAALQMHLTVFALAIVIGYYVIGNVHHALHTPLMSVTNAISGIIVVGALLQVGDANPAIAALATIAILLASINIFGGFAVTRRMLAMFSRS, encoded by the coding sequence GATCGGCTACACCGTCGCGGTGGAGACCGGCGCCGGCGCCGCGTCCAGCTTCACCGACGAGGCCTACGTCGAGGCCGGCGCGGACATCGTGGCCCGCGAGCAGGCCCTCGGCGCCGAGGTGGTGCTGAAGGTCAACGCCCCCGACGCCGCCGAGATCGCCGCGTTCCGCGACGGCGCCACCGTGATCGGCCTGATCTCCCCCGGGCTCAAGCCGGAACTGGTCGAACAGCTGGCCACCCGCCCGATCACCGTGCTGGCCATGGACGCGGTGCCCCGGATCTCCCGGGCGCAGTCCATGGACGTGCTGAGCTCGATGGCCAACATCGCCGGCTACCGCGCCGTCGTGGAGTCCGCGCACGCCTTCGGCCGGTTCTTCACCGGCCAGGTCACCGCGGCCGGCAAGGTGCCCCCGGCCAAAGTGCTGGTGGTGGGCGCCGGCGTGGCCGGCCTGGCCGCCATCGGCGCCGCCGGCAGCCTGGGCGCGATCGTCCGCGCCACCGATCCCCGCCCCGAGGTCGCCGACCAGGTCCGCTCCCTGGGTGGTGAATACCTGTCCATCGAGGACGAGAACGCCGAGGTGTCGGCGACCGGCTACGCCAAGGAGATGGGCGACGACTACAAGGCACGCGAGGCGGCGCTGTACGCCGAGCAGTGCGAGGACGTCGACATCATCATCACCACCGCGCTGATCCCGGGGCGCCCGGCGCCGCGCATCATCACCGGCGAGATGGTGGCCTCGATGAAGGCCGGCAGCGTGATCGTCGACATGGCCGCGGCCAACGGCGGCAACGTCGAGGGCACCGTCAAGGACGAGGCGATCGTCACCGACAACGGCGTGACGATCATCGGCTACACCGACCTGGCCGGCCGACTGCCGGCCCAGGCTTCCCAGCTCTACGGCACCAACCTGGTGAACCTGCTCAAGCTGCTGACCCCGGAGAAGGACGGCCAGCTCGTGCTGGACTTCGACGACGTGGTGCAGCGCTCGGTCACCGTCGTGCGCGACGGCGACGTGACCTGGCCGCCGCCGCCGGTGCAGGTCTCGGCCGCCCCGGCTGCCGCCAAGGCCGCCCCGGTGGAGCCCGCCCCGGCCAAGGAGCCGATGACCACGGGCCGCCGGCTGGGCATCGCGTTCGGCGCGGCCGCGGTCATCTTCCTGCTGCTGGCGATCTCCCCGGCCGCACTGCAGATGCACCTGACGGTCTTCGCCCTCGCCATCGTGATCGGCTACTACGTCATCGGGAATGTGCACCACGCGCTGCACACCCCGCTGATGTCGGTGACCAACGCGATCTCCGGCATCATCGTCGTCGGCGCCCTGCTCCAGGTCGGCGACGCGAACCCCGCCATCGCGGCTCTGGCGACCATCGCCATCCTGTTGGCCAGCATCAATATCTTCGGCGGCTTCGCGGTGACGCGCCGCATGCTCGCGATGTTCTCCCGCAGCTAG
- the pntB gene encoding Re/Si-specific NAD(P)(+) transhydrogenase subunit beta, whose amino-acid sequence MLENLNLLAAAAEGASSDHLKLIANAAYVVAALLFVLSLAGLSKHETSRAGISFGIGGMAIALIATITLAFNNSLEPVGVALMFGAMAIGAAIGLWKAKKVEMTGMPELIALLHSFVGLAAVLVGWNGYLHIEAHPDGADAVAMAADGMLGIHSAEVVIGVFIGAVTFTGSIVANLKLSAKMKSAPMMLPGKNLINIGTLVAFIALTVWFVIADDPTLQLWLLAAVTVLALLLGWHLVASIGGGDMPVVVSMLNSYSGWAAAAAGFLLGNDLLIITGALVGSSGAYLSYIMCKAMNRSFISVIAGGFGIEAGPAEDKDYGDHREINAEGAADLLRGADSVIITPGYGMAVAQAQYGVADLTRKLRERGVNVRFGIHPVAGRLPGHMNVLLAEAKVPYDIVLEMDEINEDFDGTSVVLVIGANDTVNPAAAEDPGSPIAGMPVLTVWDADNVIVFKRSMASGYAGVQNPLFFRENTQMLFGDARDRVNDILASL is encoded by the coding sequence ATGCTGGAAAACCTGAACCTGCTCGCCGCCGCGGCCGAGGGCGCGTCGTCGGACCACCTGAAGCTGATCGCCAACGCCGCCTACGTGGTGGCTGCGCTGCTGTTCGTGCTGTCCCTGGCGGGATTGAGCAAGCACGAGACCTCCCGCGCCGGCATCAGCTTCGGTATCGGCGGTATGGCCATCGCGTTGATCGCGACCATCACGCTGGCGTTCAACAACTCCCTGGAGCCCGTCGGCGTCGCGCTAATGTTCGGCGCCATGGCCATCGGCGCCGCGATCGGGCTGTGGAAGGCCAAGAAGGTCGAGATGACCGGCATGCCCGAGCTCATCGCGCTGCTGCACTCCTTCGTGGGTCTGGCCGCGGTGCTGGTCGGCTGGAACGGCTACCTGCACATCGAGGCGCACCCGGACGGCGCCGACGCCGTCGCGATGGCCGCCGACGGCATGCTCGGCATCCACTCGGCCGAGGTGGTCATCGGCGTGTTCATCGGCGCGGTGACCTTCACCGGTTCCATCGTGGCGAACCTCAAGCTGTCGGCGAAGATGAAGTCCGCGCCGATGATGCTGCCCGGCAAGAACCTCATCAATATCGGCACGCTGGTCGCCTTCATCGCGCTGACCGTGTGGTTCGTCATCGCCGACGACCCGACCCTGCAGCTGTGGCTGCTGGCCGCCGTCACCGTGCTGGCGCTGCTGCTCGGCTGGCACCTGGTCGCCTCCATCGGCGGCGGCGACATGCCCGTCGTGGTGTCGATGCTCAACAGCTACTCCGGTTGGGCCGCCGCGGCCGCCGGCTTCCTGCTCGGCAACGACCTGCTGATCATCACCGGCGCGCTGGTCGGCTCCTCCGGCGCCTACCTGTCCTACATCATGTGCAAGGCGATGAACCGGTCGTTCATCTCCGTCATCGCCGGCGGTTTCGGCATCGAAGCCGGCCCGGCCGAGGACAAGGACTACGGCGATCACCGCGAGATCAACGCCGAAGGGGCCGCCGACCTGCTGCGCGGCGCCGACTCGGTGATCATCACCCCCGGCTACGGCATGGCCGTGGCGCAGGCGCAGTACGGCGTCGCCGACCTGACCCGCAAGCTGCGCGAGCGTGGCGTCAACGTCCGGTTCGGCATCCACCCGGTGGCCGGCCGGCTGCCCGGCCACATGAACGTGCTGCTGGCCGAGGCGAAGGTGCCCTACGACATCGTGCTCGAGATGGACGAGATCAACGAGGACTTCGACGGCACCTCGGTGGTCCTGGTGATCGGCGCCAACGACACCGTCAACCCGGCCGCCGCCGAGGATCCGGGCTCACCGATCGCCGGCATGCCGGTGCTGACGGTGTGGGACGCCGACAACGTCATCGTGTTCAAGCGGTCGATGGCCTCCGGTTACGCCGGCGTGCAGAACCCGCTGTTCTTCCGGGAGAACACCCAGATGCTGTTCGGCGACGCCCGAGACCGGGTCAACGACATCCTGGCCTCGCTTTAA
- a CDS encoding alpha/beta fold hydrolase, with protein MRMRVLIAVVVLLLPGLAVNAVLVGRAERAAEPFGGGEVLALDGPDLNIRSYGGEGPPIVLLHGYASSIQWWEPVADRLAVATGRRVIAIDLVGHGGSEAPRDAADYGADGQAAAVIEALGALGVEHVALVGHSMGGGVATAVAESAPELVDKVVVVDTYGDAGLKSMPALGEAVCWPLLGPALDRFRAIDAVDKSSLQTGFAPDYPVPEFAYRSLQRLTHTGVCDSTVIDDLNATRPVAERLAGLGRPVLVLWGEHDVLTPTEPNVRRYADAGLAPTVIAGSGHSPMVEKPDEFLAAVTPFLR; from the coding sequence ATGAGAATGCGGGTGTTGATCGCGGTGGTGGTGCTGCTGCTGCCCGGGCTGGCGGTCAACGCCGTCCTCGTCGGCCGTGCCGAGCGCGCGGCCGAGCCGTTCGGCGGGGGAGAGGTGCTGGCACTCGACGGCCCCGATCTCAACATCCGCAGCTACGGTGGCGAAGGCCCGCCGATCGTGTTGCTGCACGGCTACGCCTCATCGATCCAGTGGTGGGAGCCGGTCGCGGACCGGCTGGCGGTGGCCACCGGACGACGGGTGATCGCCATCGACCTGGTCGGCCACGGCGGATCCGAGGCGCCCCGTGACGCGGCCGACTACGGCGCCGACGGCCAGGCCGCCGCGGTGATCGAGGCACTGGGCGCCCTGGGCGTCGAGCACGTGGCGCTGGTTGGGCATTCGATGGGTGGCGGGGTGGCCACCGCGGTCGCCGAGTCCGCCCCGGAGTTGGTCGACAAGGTGGTGGTCGTCGACACCTACGGCGACGCGGGATTGAAGTCCATGCCGGCGTTGGGCGAAGCGGTCTGCTGGCCGCTGCTCGGACCGGCGCTGGACCGGTTCCGGGCCATCGACGCCGTCGACAAGAGCTCGCTGCAGACCGGGTTCGCGCCCGACTACCCGGTGCCGGAGTTCGCCTACCGCTCGCTGCAGCGGCTCACCCACACCGGGGTCTGCGACTCGACCGTGATCGACGACCTGAACGCGACACGGCCGGTGGCCGAGCGGCTGGCCGGTCTGGGCCGGCCGGTGCTGGTGCTCTGGGGTGAGCACGATGTGCTCACCCCGACGGAGCCGAACGTCCGCCGGTACGCCGATGCGGGCTTGGCGCCGACGGTGATCGCCGGGTCCGGGCACAGCCCGATGGTGGAGAAGCCCGACGAGTTCCTGGCCGCGGTGACGCCGTTTCTACGTTAA
- a CDS encoding acyl-CoA dehydrogenase family protein yields MDFAPSDRALDYQQRLTEFMVTRVLPAEEDYDAFRAAAGPGDHTVPPIVEELKAEARELGLWNLFLPAESGLTNTEYASLAEISGWSTEIAPEALNCSAPDTGNMETLHLFATEEQRRDWLQPLLEGEIRSAFSMTEPAVASSDARNIQTEIVRDGDEYVINGHKWWTSGANDPRCKILIVMGRTNPDAAPHQQQSMVLVPVDIPGVQILRSTSVFGWIDQPGHAEIIFDNVRVPASNLLGEEGGGFAIAQARLGPGRIHHCMRAIGVAERALALMVDRASRRIAFGKPLAAQGMVQHSIAVSRNEIDQARLLCQKAAWTIDQHGNKAARNQVAQIKAVAPTMACNVLDRAIQVHGAAGVSDDTALARMYGWQRAMRIFDGPDEVHLRSIARAELSADKSPLAAAAVPK; encoded by the coding sequence ATGGACTTCGCCCCCTCGGATCGAGCTTTGGATTACCAGCAGCGCCTCACCGAGTTCATGGTGACCCGGGTGCTTCCCGCCGAGGAGGATTACGACGCCTTCCGCGCCGCGGCCGGACCGGGCGATCACACCGTGCCGCCCATCGTGGAGGAACTCAAGGCCGAGGCCCGCGAACTCGGGCTGTGGAACCTCTTCCTGCCCGCCGAGTCCGGTCTGACGAACACCGAGTACGCCTCGCTGGCGGAGATCTCCGGGTGGAGCACCGAGATCGCGCCCGAGGCGCTGAACTGTTCGGCGCCGGACACCGGCAACATGGAAACCCTGCACCTGTTCGCCACCGAGGAGCAGCGCCGGGACTGGCTGCAGCCGTTGCTCGAGGGCGAGATCCGCAGCGCGTTCTCGATGACCGAGCCGGCCGTGGCCTCTAGCGACGCGCGCAATATCCAGACCGAGATCGTCCGCGACGGCGACGAGTACGTCATCAACGGCCACAAGTGGTGGACCTCCGGCGCGAATGATCCACGCTGCAAGATCCTGATCGTGATGGGGCGCACCAATCCCGACGCCGCCCCGCACCAGCAGCAGTCCATGGTGCTGGTGCCCGTCGACATTCCGGGAGTGCAGATCCTGCGCTCCACAAGCGTTTTCGGCTGGATCGACCAGCCCGGGCACGCCGAGATCATCTTCGACAACGTACGGGTTCCGGCGTCGAACCTGCTGGGCGAGGAAGGCGGCGGTTTCGCCATCGCCCAAGCCCGGCTGGGCCCCGGCCGCATCCACCACTGCATGCGCGCGATCGGGGTCGCCGAGCGGGCGCTGGCGCTGATGGTGGATCGGGCCAGCCGTCGAATCGCGTTCGGCAAGCCGCTGGCCGCCCAGGGCATGGTGCAGCACTCGATTGCGGTGTCGCGCAACGAGATCGACCAGGCCCGGCTGCTGTGCCAGAAGGCCGCCTGGACCATCGACCAGCACGGCAACAAGGCCGCCCGCAATCAGGTCGCCCAAATCAAAGCCGTCGCCCCGACCATGGCCTGCAACGTCCTCGACCGGGCGATCCAGGTGCACGGCGCGGCCGGAGTCAGCGATGACACCGCGCTGGCCCGGATGTACGGCTGGCAGCGCGCCATGCGGATCTTCGACGGACCCGACGAAGTCCACCTGCGCAGCATCGCCCGCGCCGAGCTGTCCGCCGACAAGAGCCCACTGGCCGCCGCGGCCGTCCCGAAGTGA
- a CDS encoding tyrosine-protein phosphatase, producing the protein MLSGAWNFRDVASSTSGAIRPGRLFRSGELTQLDETGARQLEQLWIRDVADLRSTPEVRRHGADRVPASVRVHALPFVEVLTGDKMPDDDVAPHEHAFARLVKEHPDPEAAAAKARRFMAEEYLRFATADGAQRALRETARLLAAGSAVLTHCFAGKDRTGFSVAVVLEAVGVDRSTIMDDYLASNNAAPELRAQIAERIRTQLGGNLPADAEAYARARLSDDVLGVRPEYLDGALARVEADFGSVTGYLSAAGVTDEELAALRETLRD; encoded by the coding sequence ATGCTGTCCGGGGCTTGGAATTTCCGCGACGTCGCGTCGTCGACGTCGGGGGCGATCCGGCCCGGTCGGCTGTTCCGATCCGGCGAACTGACCCAACTCGACGAGACCGGTGCGCGGCAGCTGGAGCAGCTCTGGATCCGCGACGTAGCCGACCTGCGCAGCACACCCGAGGTGCGCCGGCACGGCGCCGACCGGGTGCCGGCGAGCGTGCGGGTGCACGCGCTGCCGTTCGTCGAAGTGCTCACCGGCGACAAGATGCCCGACGACGACGTGGCGCCGCACGAGCACGCGTTCGCCCGGCTGGTGAAAGAACACCCGGACCCGGAGGCGGCCGCGGCCAAGGCCCGGCGTTTCATGGCCGAGGAGTACCTGCGGTTCGCCACCGCCGATGGCGCGCAGCGGGCGCTGCGCGAGACCGCGCGGCTGCTGGCCGCGGGTTCTGCGGTGCTGACGCACTGCTTCGCCGGCAAGGACCGCACCGGTTTCTCGGTGGCCGTGGTGCTCGAAGCGGTCGGGGTGGACCGCTCCACCATCATGGACGACTACCTGGCCAGCAACAACGCCGCGCCGGAGTTGCGCGCGCAGATCGCCGAGCGCATCCGGACCCAGCTCGGCGGGAACCTGCCCGCCGACGCCGAGGCCTACGCGCGGGCGCGGCTGTCCGACGACGTGCTGGGCGTGCGCCCGGAGTACCTCGACGGCGCGCTGGCCCGCGTCGAGGCCGACTTCGGCTCGGTGACCGGCTATCTGAGCGCGGCCGGTGTCACCGACGAGGAACTGGCCGCGCTGCGCGAGACGCTGCGGGACTGA
- a CDS encoding PE-PPE domain-containing protein: MITAAVLPLATVTALMVGGTGAPLMPPTNDELFVQNFLGHFGNTYVDPAADRWGLFDSPQTNTGDRRVAVYTPEQFWPLPGSTMTFDRSVMIGVQNVAKCVSGPAGCPANPEFFHEFDQDDALVVFGYSQSGRVLTDVKRAMIDWYSQQGWDTAPDVSFVIIGNPNRPNGGILERLNGLSIPFVGITFDGATPTDSCVEGVCHFRTEDISTQYDGFSDFPLYPLNLIATLNAVAGMATVHGGYQPAVTEAMKQGVYGDTTYYMIPTERLPMLSIVENVIPDPVRGWLGPLFTLLDSPLRAITEMGYDRGLSPGSPESMKLIRFQPITDVLTFGNALLVGIDNALAEIAGDPGFRPLGTKKSTSPYGVDTVRISDLFGSNAVTDFIDKAEDTVNRFRLFGGNSGQPNVVQQNVDVVEDGAVEPVVESQNLRTLAVESGARFERKQSMGEKPRSQWPGVAARSENPVGVGEVPEAGLTPPADDSGPVGLKIRKLFTRNKTVDTDSEAPAMSPRQRWRERKAAVAAEADQDGPVTAKLDPRRGGEGPSLAGKRDRVGSPFTGRHGAKDPDGGAGPSAPGDQHDDASPSADRTGADAV; encoded by the coding sequence GTGATCACCGCGGCGGTGCTGCCGCTGGCGACCGTCACCGCGCTGATGGTCGGCGGCACCGGGGCGCCGTTGATGCCGCCCACCAACGACGAACTGTTCGTGCAGAACTTCCTCGGCCACTTCGGGAACACCTATGTCGACCCGGCCGCCGACCGGTGGGGCCTTTTCGACTCGCCGCAGACGAACACCGGCGATCGCCGGGTGGCGGTGTACACACCGGAACAGTTCTGGCCGCTGCCCGGCTCCACCATGACCTTCGACCGGTCGGTGATGATCGGTGTGCAGAACGTCGCCAAATGTGTGTCCGGCCCGGCCGGCTGCCCGGCGAACCCGGAGTTCTTCCACGAGTTCGACCAGGACGACGCGCTGGTGGTGTTCGGTTACTCGCAGAGCGGCCGGGTGCTCACCGACGTCAAACGCGCCATGATCGACTGGTACTCGCAGCAGGGTTGGGACACCGCGCCGGACGTGTCGTTCGTCATCATCGGCAATCCGAACCGGCCCAACGGCGGCATCCTCGAGCGCCTCAACGGGTTGTCAATTCCGTTCGTGGGCATCACCTTCGACGGCGCTACCCCGACCGACAGCTGCGTCGAAGGCGTCTGCCACTTCAGGACCGAGGACATCAGCACCCAGTACGACGGGTTCTCCGACTTCCCGCTGTACCCGCTGAACCTGATCGCCACCCTCAACGCCGTGGCCGGGATGGCGACCGTGCACGGCGGCTACCAGCCGGCGGTGACCGAAGCCATGAAACAGGGCGTGTACGGGGACACCACCTACTACATGATCCCCACCGAACGGCTGCCGATGCTGAGCATCGTGGAGAACGTCATCCCGGATCCGGTGCGGGGCTGGCTGGGCCCGCTGTTCACCCTGCTGGACTCGCCGCTGCGGGCGATCACCGAAATGGGCTATGACCGTGGCCTCTCGCCGGGCAGCCCGGAGTCGATGAAGCTGATCCGGTTCCAGCCGATCACCGACGTGCTGACCTTCGGCAACGCGCTGCTGGTCGGCATCGACAACGCGCTCGCCGAGATCGCCGGCGACCCGGGCTTCCGGCCGCTGGGCACCAAGAAGTCGACGAGTCCCTACGGGGTGGACACCGTCCGGATCTCGGATCTGTTCGGATCCAACGCGGTCACCGACTTCATCGACAAGGCCGAGGACACGGTCAACCGTTTCCGGCTGTTCGGCGGGAACTCCGGCCAGCCGAACGTAGTCCAGCAGAACGTCGACGTGGTGGAGGACGGCGCGGTCGAACCCGTTGTGGAGAGTCAGAACCTCAGGACGTTGGCGGTCGAGTCCGGCGCTCGGTTCGAGCGCAAACAGTCCATGGGTGAGAAGCCGCGATCGCAGTGGCCCGGCGTCGCAGCGCGGAGCGAGAACCCGGTCGGCGTCGGGGAGGTCCCCGAGGCCGGGCTCACGCCGCCGGCTGACGATTCAGGCCCCGTGGGTCTGAAGATCCGGAAGTTGTTCACCCGCAACAAAACTGTGGACACTGACTCTGAGGCGCCCGCGATGTCGCCGCGGCAACGCTGGCGGGAGCGCAAAGCCGCCGTAGCAGCCGAGGCGGACCAGGACGGCCCGGTGACGGCGAAACTGGATCCGCGTCGCGGCGGCGAAGGCCCGTCCCTGGCCGGCAAACGTGACCGAGTCGGTTCGCCGTTCACGGGCCGGCACGGCGCAAAGGATCCCGACGGCGGCGCGGGGCCGTCGGCGCCCGGAGACCAGCACGACGACGCGTCGCCGAGTGCGGATCGCACCGGCGCGGACGCCGTCTGA
- a CDS encoding PE-PPE domain-containing protein, producing the protein MGSVIRVFGFLGVVIGTMLAAAWSAVVAAVLPLAAVTALVMGGTGSPLMNIGPIGTPDDATDFYLGWTYNKYIKPSLAAGDTYQGSVAVYTPEEFWPLPDQKLTFDQSVKIGLTNLTGCVLGGATCVHNTTAGAAIRDLDDVTADRLVFGYSQSARIATNLKQSLVSLYNRVGWDDPANPVPDLQFVLIGNPNRPNGGILERFLGLHIPILDITTDGATPTDSGCGTPTGCRFDTTDYSYQYDGYSDFPLYPLNVLADLNALAGIFAVHGYYQDADIDALIDQGKYGDTQYYMIPTTRLPLLSIVEDAIPDPVGGWLSPVFTLLDSPLRAITEMGYDRGLSPGSPEPMKLIRFQPITDVLTFGNALAVGIDDALAEVTGDANFRPLGTKKPTSPYGVDTIRASDVFGSNAVTDFIDKTEDAINRFRLFGGGSGQQGAVPQNVVQLDDDQNVAPQNGEQGAVEQGEVLKMQKASVAKRSRSQIGEAPAADPAPTTAQPPAERPKSLRDWRKRGSRPGAEEADSGALAVAAGPRGKREKKAAVTESESAASQPSDRVEGPDPSDRKRRPAGLTKTSGADSGNPTRFSRDSAQRRGPNRGEQGAGAQKTADTGSAPAA; encoded by the coding sequence ATGGGGTCCGTCATTCGGGTTTTCGGTTTCCTCGGGGTGGTCATCGGCACGATGCTGGCGGCGGCGTGGTCGGCGGTGGTCGCCGCGGTGCTGCCGTTGGCCGCCGTCACCGCGCTGGTGATGGGCGGCACCGGTTCGCCGCTGATGAACATCGGTCCGATCGGGACCCCGGACGACGCCACCGACTTCTACCTGGGTTGGACGTACAACAAGTACATCAAGCCATCGTTGGCGGCGGGGGACACTTACCAGGGTTCGGTGGCGGTGTACACCCCGGAGGAGTTCTGGCCGCTGCCCGACCAGAAGCTCACCTTCGACCAGTCGGTCAAGATCGGGCTGACGAACCTGACCGGGTGCGTGCTGGGTGGCGCGACCTGCGTGCACAACACCACAGCCGGCGCAGCGATCCGCGACCTGGACGACGTCACCGCGGATCGTCTGGTCTTCGGCTACTCGCAGAGCGCCCGGATCGCGACCAACCTCAAGCAGTCGCTGGTCAGCCTGTACAACAGGGTCGGCTGGGACGATCCGGCAAACCCGGTGCCGGATCTGCAGTTCGTGCTGATCGGCAACCCGAACCGGCCCAACGGCGGCATCCTGGAACGCTTCCTCGGACTGCACATTCCGATCCTCGACATCACCACCGATGGGGCCACCCCGACCGACAGTGGCTGCGGAACACCGACCGGTTGCCGGTTCGACACCACCGACTACTCATATCAGTACGACGGGTACTCCGATTTCCCGTTGTACCCGCTCAATGTGCTGGCCGACCTGAACGCGCTGGCCGGCATCTTCGCGGTGCACGGGTACTACCAGGACGCCGACATCGACGCGCTGATCGACCAGGGCAAGTATGGCGACACCCAGTACTACATGATCCCCACCACTCGGCTGCCGCTGTTGAGCATTGTCGAGGATGCCATCCCGGATCCGGTCGGCGGTTGGCTCAGCCCGGTGTTCACGCTGCTGGACTCGCCGCTGCGGGCGATCACCGAAATGGGCTACGACCGTGGCCTCTCGCCGGGCAGCCCGGAGCCGATGAAGCTGATCCGGTTCCAGCCGATCACCGACGTGCTGACGTTCGGCAACGCCCTGGCCGTCGGTATAGACGACGCTCTGGCGGAGGTCACCGGCGACGCAAATTTCCGGCCGCTGGGCACCAAGAAGCCGACGAGCCCGTACGGGGTGGACACCATCCGGGCATCGGATGTGTTCGGGTCCAATGCGGTGACCGATTTCATCGACAAAACCGAAGACGCGATCAACCGGTTCCGGCTGTTCGGCGGGGGCTCCGGCCAGCAGGGCGCCGTGCCGCAGAACGTCGTTCAACTCGATGACGATCAGAACGTCGCGCCGCAGAACGGCGAGCAAGGCGCCGTCGAGCAGGGCGAGGTCCTGAAGATGCAGAAGGCGTCGGTGGCCAAGCGCAGCCGGTCGCAGATCGGAGAGGCGCCGGCCGCGGACCCCGCGCCAACAACCGCCCAGCCGCCGGCCGAGCGGCCGAAGTCGCTGCGGGATTGGCGCAAGCGCGGGTCGCGGCCCGGGGCTGAAGAAGCGGACAGCGGCGCGCTGGCGGTGGCCGCTGGGCCGCGCGGCAAGCGGGAGAAGAAGGCGGCGGTGACCGAGTCCGAATCGGCTGCGTCGCAGCCGAGCGACCGGGTCGAGGGCCCCGATCCGAGCGACCGCAAGCGCCGGCCCGCAGGACTGACCAAGACTTCCGGCGCCGATAGCGGCAACCCGACTCGGTTCAGTCGGGACAGCGCGCAGCGGCGAGGACCCAACCGGGGCGAGCAGGGTGCGGGCGCGCAGAAGACCGCCGACACCGGCAGCGCTCCGGCCGCCTGA
- a CDS encoding DUF456 domain-containing protein codes for MSTGGLLLVGLAIAVGLVGVVVPLLPGGFLVLAAITVWACFEQNTTGWVTLGVCAALIVTASVVKYLWPAKRMRAADVGTPILIFGALCGIVGFFAVPVIGLVIGFVGGVFVGELVKRRDLARAWAATVFAVKGVLLSMGVEFAGALLAAGVWAGAVLLG; via the coding sequence GTGAGCACTGGTGGGCTGTTACTGGTCGGGCTGGCCATCGCGGTCGGGTTGGTCGGGGTGGTGGTTCCGCTGCTGCCGGGTGGGTTTCTGGTGTTGGCCGCCATCACGGTCTGGGCGTGCTTCGAGCAGAACACCACCGGCTGGGTCACCCTGGGGGTGTGCGCGGCGCTGATCGTCACGGCCTCGGTGGTCAAGTACCTCTGGCCGGCCAAGCGGATGCGGGCCGCCGACGTGGGCACGCCGATCCTGATCTTCGGCGCGTTGTGCGGGATCGTCGGGTTCTTCGCGGTGCCGGTGATCGGCCTGGTGATCGGTTTCGTGGGCGGGGTGTTCGTCGGCGAGCTGGTCAAGCGTCGGGATCTGGCCCGCGCGTGGGCGGCGACGGTGTTCGCCGTCAAGGGGGTGCTGCTGTCGATGGGGGTGGAGTTCGCCGGAGCGCTGCTGGCGGCCGGAGTGTGGGCCGGGGCGGTGCTTCTCGGCTGA